The window GGTACAGACGTTTGCAGATAAATCGATTTCTGGACTGCCGacgacagattttttattatattaagtCAGGCACAGAGTAGTTGagtaaaatgttgaaacaagtTTGCCCCTCACATAAGTATAGTTAGAGTTATCGCTCATTCTTAGCTTACCAGCTATCGCCAATGAAGCGTGCGCGGAGTTTGCCATACATTCGTAGAATTTTATCACttattcgaattttatatCATATACCAGGAACCACATCCGTCTCCAACTTGTGTAAGAGTGTATAAAGAACAAGTGCGAAATCGTATAAATCCTATATTCATCACAAATCGCACATACGCCGAAATACTACTGTGCGACAATACCTGATTGGCACATTAAGTACAAGAACGGATTTTATACTTTCCATGTCGCAAGTTTCTCACTTGGTATCGTTTCGATGTTGTAATCTTGCACAGATCGCATCATCTTCGAAAAAGTCCAGTACTTTTAAATTTCTTATTGTTCATGATGCTAACAGAGCCGGTTTCGTGATAATCGAGACTGTAGATTTCTGTATCGTAGACCACAGATGCTTATGAGGAGTTACTTAAATGGATAACTTTCAGTGTGACAGACCTTATAAATTCGTTGTCGGACGgtagaaaagaaagaacatTTAGAGCTTGAGCACTATCCTGCTAAAGTCAACACGCATAGAACgatattaaattcaatttgattttcaattgtaGCTCTTGCATACATCGCAGATATTGTCGACGAAGGTCAATTCGAGTGGTCCGGGTCAGAGAGTCagaatacatatatgtatatagtgaAGCTTCGTATAACGCGTGCTAAAGATAGAACGTGTTAACTGCGTTATGTACATGGTAATGCTCGTACGGATCCAAGAGTGACCCCTCACATGGCACAGCGTTACACAGAGATAACCCGGCTCAGCACTGGTTCACGATTTGTCTGGAGCACTGAGCCGATCCTTGTAAAAGTCTCAGTGGTTCCGGATTCAAATTATTGTAGATATTGTGGTATCTTTATCAATTGAGTACAACTTCCAAGGAAAGTATCAGACCTCGGGATCACGGCTTTTGCTCAAACTTCTAGGGGTGTTTCTTTGACTCAAAATATGCGACTTTTGATGCTTAATTCCACCCATTTGGCCTTCCTTCGCTCAATTTGCAACAGATCAGGTTGTCGGAAATTTATGGTTTAAACTTCACCATGGCTTTGAAATGATGGTATATTTGTTCATACTTCAATCTATAGAAACCTGGCATCAAAACTAAAATAGAgaacatttaaaattattatttcaggcAAAAATGTACAACAGGTTTTATTTATCACGGCATTTTACTCAGCAAACTGCTAacttgataaattttaaacgGTGTGAAGAGCGTCGATGGATGGAATTACACAATAGAAGCTCTTCATTTACaagattgaagttagtaacgtgaTCCTAACGAAACAATGGAAAGAAAATGctttgttttgcaattttagaaCAACTTTGaacgagataaatttttaaaatacggGTACGTCTTGCTTTActacggtttactgaatttcgcACAATTATAAATTGGCAAGAAAAGATGTTCCTCAATAAGCTCTGTTACAGTAACGCTACAAACTTCAACATGATCCACATTTTGGGCTGGAGAAACACCCGTAACAGTTTCAGCAGAATCCGTGATCCGGAGGACTGACGCTACTTGTTAGTTAGGTCGTATGTGTCCATAAATCTGTCGCTGCACCTTGTATTATATAACAACATAACTGGATGTAGCACGACTCGTGTGATTGTTGAATCATAATTTCATTAAGAACTACATTGATTAACTCGTAGAACAACTGATTCGGTTAACATTTCTTGACTGGATCTTTCAGCcgctataaattttcattcccggTTCTCGCTAAATCTTGCCTTATTCACATCATGAATTCCCCACTACTCTTGCAAGTGCTATCACCATTACATCCGTCCCCCGACAAAGCGTTCAACGAATTCCATAGCGCGCCTTCAAAGATGCAGAAATTAGAATAAGTttctaaaaaaacaaaatggcgacTCGTTTACTAATTCTAAACAATTATTGAAGTGGAGAAGCCAGCTTGTCTCTTCGTAAATCTACGTACCTGTGACCCTGCAATATAGCGCATTCGCTGCACGAATTTGCGCAGGTGTAAGAAATTCCTTATCCGATATCGACTTGAGATTGTAAATAcagtgcatttttttttctttccacaaGGTCGGCAAGGAAGTGGCTCATCCTGGAATCGGCAACGATTTCAACGACGAAAGCGCTCGCAAGTACTACACCTACTATCAATGGGTTTGCTTCGTACTGTTCTTCCAGGTGAGTGGCCAATCGGTAGATGTGATTCATTACCAAAATTGAATCGGTGATCTCAATGGCAAATCGGGTAATTCTTGTGCAGGCAATAATGTGCTACGTGCCTCAGTGGCTCTGGAACACCTGGGAAAATGGTTTGATGAGGAGCATTGTCATGGGGATGAATCACCAACTGTGCGACGAGAAGGAGAAGCTAAAGAAGAAATCTGTCATGATGAATTACATCATGAAACATCGCACGGTGAGAATACTTACTCCTCGATCCGTTTATCATACGATATTATGTTATATTTCGGGGTTACAAACTCCGGCTAATCGAATTACGTACACGCGTACGCCTCCCGAGGTGGATTCTGACCGATTCAAGGCCGTCGGTGTCGTCTGCTACCATCTATTCAACCTGCGTAGCAGACGACACGGGTGGCCTCGAATCGGTCAGAAGCCATTTCGGGAGGTGTACATACCTatctacgtatgtatatacgcacCACTGTGGATATCGAAtgccgacgacgacgacgactcgCTGTTATTTTTGACCTAATGATGTTTGTGGCTGACAGTAAGACGGCACATATCCGCTGTTGAACCTTTTGTTTGGGTTTACCAAACTTCCACACTCGGTGGGCGTCACTTTGGTCTTGCGCTTCCAGACGTCTCACTCCGCCTGATAAGCCTCCGGCGGTATTATTGTACTACCTCATCTTGGGTGGCTGCCCGGAGTCGCGTGGACACATCTTCCGTCTACTGCGATAACCGAGCAAACAATCGTGGTGTCGTATGTCGGAGACGGGGATCGTCAAAAGCTCCAGATTACCACAGTTCCGGTTACCCTGGGTTCATTGCTTGCGATCAATTTTCCcctgtgatttttttcattttcatttcatgtgGTATTAATTTTCCACCATTTCAACCACGACTGCGTGCGTACGTGATACAAGTTTTCTTATGTAAACCTCCACGATTTGTTTTCATCTATGCAATGTTTGTATCAAGACCTGATACTATCTCCGCCACTAGCTATTtatgtatgcgtatatacTGATTTGTGAAAGCTGATTTTGGCTTTTGTACGGAATGTGAAAACAATACCATATACCGACTTATTGATTCTAGTTTTGAACGATTACAAAATCTGTTGGTGTGAAAAGCCAGCAAGATAGGAACACGTGTTTATGTAACTAGATTGGAATCTCAGTGGACGAGATGTAATACATTGCATAAAATTCTTGTGTGCATGACCAGCGTATAATCGTATTTAAATATGTCAGCCGTGTAacgtattataatattgaCCAAACAACGGCATTCACTCAATATATTCTATATCGCATTCGATGAAAACATATGCCAGCTTGTTTATCAACGTTTCACGTAATCGGTCTTGCAGTTAGTTTGAcggactaatttttttattcgtgtgAAAATGATGACATGCTGGGCGATAACGTTTGCGCTGTAATATTACGGATATTTGACAAGTTATTTCGGCTCTATATTCATTGACGGATTTCATTTGTATCTCGAGGTTTATAAGTGAACGGTCAAAAACATGTCTCTGTTACGAAAACATCGATATCTTACAGTAAATTTGATCATTTCATAATAACGGTAAACAAGTTTGTTATTCCATTCTCAGTACAAAACGATTAATGTCTTGgtatgtttcaaaaatatcacaattattcttaAGTACTAATAGGAAAAATTCATTGCTGAATAGATAAAATTGctgagaaataatttcacacgaTTCCCGCATACAAATGACaatgtttattgaaaattgacaaaatttacTTTGCGTTTACGTTATTTTTAGGTTTATTATCATTTAGAGGGCAAACTCGTTCTTATTTTTCGGATCGTACCGATTGTAATGGTGCTACAGAATCCGCTCGTATTCGTAAAATCAATTTGTGTGTTTCGtagcatatatatattattttggATCAGTCCAAAAAAAGTCATAATGGTCCCTCAATGGCTttcgtgattttattttcaattcattatgCGAGTGATCATTTTATTTCCCGTTCCTGAGTTAAACAGTAAACAATTGATCAACTTCCTTAGTTGATATTGCTTCTCCCATATCACCGATCATGTAACTATTGAACTTAAATGCCTACGAGatacaagtaaaaaattatgatatattatGCTACAAGTGTGGAAAGTGGGGCATTATATTTAGCGAGACCAAAATCGCGCTGATCTCGTAACCTCCATTTCTTACAAATTATAGTATCATACCATTGAAATTCTTCAATAGATAATTACACATATTTCTTACGAATGAAATAATCATCCGGTAAAACATTGTATCCATACACTTGACTCTTTACACCTTATGTAATATATTAACGAACTCACCTTGGTTAATTTTAGtaacttttttcatcttccaACTGaatataaagagaaaaaaaaaaacaatcgagcCACTGTACGCTACGCTACTATCTACGCTACTGAAAAcactgaaatttatttcggAGCCATTCCGCAGTGTATTGTGAAGCCGACATATTAGAAGCActgggaatgaaaaaaggaagataCCCATGTACGCTACTTTTTCCAACACCTGTGCAGAAAAGTTTGATCTGAGAAGCAGCGAACTTGCCGCTGGCAGCGCGTATCATTCGGCTAGGTAACTTATGATCAATGATAAAGTACGTTAAATCGAGTGATTCGAAAGTGCGCATGCGGCAAAGAAATCCCTAGTGTCTAAAATCGTTCATTTCAGTTGTGCGCGTGCGCCAACCTCGTTTAACCGTACTCTTCGAAAATCGGGCACTTTACGCACGCTCCACAGGCTTCGAAAATCGAACCTCCGAAGcaggtgttgaaaaaaataagtgtTATGATTGTGTTATTTTTGCGTGATGTGGTGGTCAAAATTAGCGCTTTATGCGCTTTATGCGCATAAATATCTCTGAGATcacgtgataaaattcaatgtcAACAAACTGACATGAGCCATGCTGCTCCAAAAATTGTCCAATATCTTGCCCCTGATTTAACCACTAATTTTCGCACAGCGCATAACGAATaaatggttaattttttttgttccacaGACACACATCAGTTACGTATACCGGTACTACGCCTGCGAGGCGATCTGCTTGCTGAACATACTGCTCCAGCTCTACTGTATGAACCGTTTCTTCGACGGTGAATTTATGGGCTATGGTCTCCGCGTTTTACAGTACGCGGACAAACCGCAGGAGGAACGTGTCGATCCCATGGTTTACATATTTCCACGCGTCACCAAGTGCATATTCCACAAGATCGGTCCCAGTGGCTCGGTACAGAAACACGATTCGCTGTGCATCCTTCCGCTGAACATCGTCAACGAAAAGACGTATATCTTCATCTGGTTCTGGTACCTGATCCTTACGGTATTGCTGGTCGGTCTGCTCGCCTATCGGGCTGCAATTATTTTCGCACCCGCCATAAGACCACGCCTGATGCACCTTGCGGCGCGTGGAACGTCGAAGGAAACTTGTCGGAGCGTAAGTCGAAAGACGGATCTTGGAGATTGGTGGCTGCTCTACTGTCTGGGTACGAATTTAGACTCGATCATGTACAGGGAGATTCTTCAGGAGCTGGCAAAAAAGTTGGGTGATCAAAATTCACAAGTAGTTGCTTAGCGGaatatattatgtgtatattttattgcgcGATGCGCTCTTAAATGTCAAAGAGGCGATTTCGGACGAGGACTCGCCGTTTCGGTTATATTCGAACCCAATCTTGAGTGATTTCGTTTGCTTCTGGCCCTGGCCTAGCGTAAACATTTTACAGATACTCCGGCAAAGCTTTACAGACCGTATTGATATACTCTCTTGAACctgtcaatatttttttattgaccgCTCTACTCACTCAGAACTTTATAGATGAGACTTTATCTGCCATTCCGTGATTTCTTTATTCTAGTAGCTAgcaaaagtttctttttactttaAGTTGCTGGTCGAGTGCTCGGctatcgtttctttttttcttcttcatattACCTTTTTCTCTGCTTAAATCGGACGACGATTTGTGTTCGTACGCAGGTACATTTTTCATCGCTttaaaaacgtattttttaaacatttcatttcatcactgaattttttttccctactGACAAATATCCCATGTCTGATTTAGTTTTTACACGTCTTATTCCTAATCAACCGTGAATCTCACGTGAAACTTTTATGtgatttttgttcgttttgaattgttgttgttttatttttgggtttcttttttttaattgatttttcaaaatcattataGGGTTTTCAGTTGAATGGGGGTATAAAAAAAGACTGAGAAAGTCTGAAAACTGCTCACTGAACATATGATACCTTTGACTATAGGTATAACAGTTATTATGCAttacgatataaatatatatatatatatatatatatatatatatatatatatcacatacagtattttgatattttacaaaaattttcttactaaATTTTAGGCGGTCGCATCGGACGCACTCGATTTGACCGATTTACATAATTATTGTAGCAAAATTGAGTGATATAGTGGAAGAAAGGTGTTTCAAATCGGTATGACTTCGAGGTGAAATGTTGCATATAAATCTAGTATATTGTAGTCTGTTTAAAACTTGGAGCTTGAGTGAAATTCTAAGATATTGAtgtgtatgattttttttctcccttttatTTCACTCAGTTTTCTTGGAGCTTTGTTCTCGTTTCAATGAATATTCACATAtctaattataatttacgtaCGATTACAGTAAACAGTATGAAAAGCCGTCGCGATGACGGACTATTTTAGTCGATAAGCctaattaaatattgaaatggaATTTCTTAATTTGTGCTCAAAGtccctcccctccctttgcTATACGTTTGCACGTCTTCCTATACGTGTATCCATACATTTATCGAGAACGATTCACCACGTGCGATGTCCGAAGAAACAAATAACAGAGGAACACCTCAAAATTCGTTTCTGGAAATCCGCAATCGTGAAATGTTCGAACGAGAATCCATTTCTTTGCTCAACGAGTTCTCAGAATGTGACTCGATGTGATCAACAACGCGTAGATActctctttttgtttcttccgtCATGACTTTCTATTGCTAAATTTTGGAGGATTTAAAACGAATACTATCCTTATTTGACGTGTGTTAGTTGAAGAAGACAAAGCGATGAGTCTGATTTGCCCGTGCCTGTAGTAGGAATTTTTAAGTGGCACCTAAACTTTCAGTGTGTCAGCATCGGAGTATAAATATAGTATTAGCGGGACAAGTGGTCAAGCAGAAATAATACCGTTTCATTTTGAAACATTCTAATTATACTGGTGTAGGTATAGGTAATTGGTATATATACACGGTGCACAAGCTAAGCAGCAAAATGATGTACGGTCTTTAGTACTTAGGATGCGCTCGTAAGTTTCAATCAGATATATTCTCATAATACACTGTCGGCATTTGAGGAAATAGATGGAAGATATTCTCTGATTccggaaaaatgaaacaaatgagtaaaaaaataaacgacacATTACGCGTCTCAACTTTTTACCCTCCATTGCCAACTCAAACTTTGAATGGGAACGGAAATGCTGACCGCAATGACGGTGATATGAGTcgtgatttaaaaataaaatctgcaTTTGGTAGTTTTTTAAATGCCTTAATTGGCTATCGTACACGTCACTTAACAGTTCCGGAAATACGTTATACTCTTGAGTAAACAGACTGGTGTTTATCGTAGTATTCAAATGGTTATCATTGCTAATGGAATGGTAGATACTGACTGTTCGTTTTTTACACTCCGTTTCTCCAAGATGTTAGCACCGCGGATAAAAGTAATCATTTTCCTTCACAGCTACGCTTGGTTAACACGAAGGACAATCTACCGCGTTGATATTTCGGTATGTCATATTTGTGTGCAGTTGTTCTTTGAATTTATATCGGGTCTAATTGGACCCAATAAGATCTTGCGGAGCAATTGAAGACGTACATATCTGTCGCCCAATCGGAAGCGAGAACAAACAAGGGTATACGTGCTCAACTGTGCTCTGCAGCGAATCGTGGTGGGACAGGCTAGCCCCGTGCAATGAAGAGCTCTTTCTCCCGAAGGGGAATGAACTGGAGACTCGGGCGACGACCTTTCCGCGTGGATCGTTCGCTTTTTTAACAATCCCGAGAATTCCGAAATTCAACCGAAGCTATCACTGCGCGTTAGAAATTTCAACGCGCATGCGGTTCGCGTTCGAACTTCAAACCCCGCCTTGAGGTCCTCCACGTGGCCCACCTGTAAGATTTCCCTACGAAACTGACAAGTTCGCAATATCGGTTAGCCAAACTTTTCCCACAcaattaacaataattattttttcacctttccGGAGAATCGGGTTCACATTTTTAATACAGCGTCTTATATCGGCCTGCTGTGTATGTACGTTTATCTTTACTTCAAATTCGGTTTTATTACACGCTGTTATAATGTATGGAAAAAGAGGAACAACTTCTAGCATTCCAGTGTAAATTATGGGGTATGCGAGCAACCTAGCAATACCTGCGGGCAAgaagaaatattatatatacatgtatatatatatattatattatatatatatatatatatatatatacaggtatatccTTTTGGAGCGAATACTCTGGAAGCCTTGGTGCCGCTGCGGGCAACCGAACAATTACCTACCCATACTTTAGCTATGCTTAGGTATACGTGGATATTGTATACGGCAAACGCCGTATTTTAGAGCGAAGCGACAGAGTATACAATGCACACGGCACGTTTCCGGAAAGTCCACTCTAGGAAGCATCATCGATTACCGGAAATGAAATACCTAGTCGAACGAGAACTCgcgttttttttaacggtatGTATACACTGTACATAGAAAATGTTCCGTGCAACTCATTTGGCCCAGAcatttattttgtatatatatttgatacaTAAATACCGTTGCCTAATATATTTCCGGTATAGATAATCCGGCATAATTACCACGTTTGTAACCTTCACGAAGGAATAAGTAAAGCATTTCTTGAAATGTTTGTACGATATGTATACGCATATACATAATCGGATACTGAGAAAACGTTCAGTGCTACTCAAGATCGTGCAGATGGAAAATTAGTTGCGCTAATCGATTCGTGCTGCTACtgctttttcttattcttccctttcttcttcgtcttttcTGTTAAACTTCCGTTCTCTTTTCAAGACTCAAGGAGTGCGGTTCTTCCAACAGAGCCATAAGCGTTGCTACCGCGTAGTCGCGTGGAGAAGATGCTTAAGAACGAAGCACTCATTCTATGTATACGTAGATAATTATTCTAGAATTGTCGATAGAGATAAACTAAGAATTAAGATGCGAATAgcgatttaaaaattgaaatacagcTAAAAAAGAGGAGCAAGGAACCAGTTACGCAGAAAACATAAATAAGTAAGACAAAATTGGCCATTAATTTTCGACAGTTGTaccaaattttaaatattcaaagcTAGAAATACCAATACCCTACACGTGGTGAGGTCACGCACCGACAATTTccatttgtttaaaaaattaattggtCGATGAGTATGTATACCTAACTCCAGGGCATGTAAGAGATGGTAGCAAGTTTGATGCAGTTTAGGAAATTCTGTATCATTCATGTGCGCTAGACAGATAACGAATGGATATCACTGCTAATCCATGACGGTTCGTGTTAGCAGAGGATATTATGTTCCGAGTCAAGACTGTGTCATGCTGTGCAGCCGAGCTGACTCGAGCAGGTTTGGTAATAAGAGTAGGTAAGCGTATTTACggcacatacgtatatatacaagtAACTTTCCGCAGAGAGTAAAGAGTTTACATCGACCTCCGGCTACGCTGCAGCAACAAGTCGGACACGTGCCGGAAAGCTGGAAAGTTCGTTAAGCCCAATAGCGAGGAATGATGTCATTTCCTAGGGGCTGTCGCTAATTGAAACAAAGTTCACGATGGCAGTGCACCAAGGCATGACTCTACATTAAACGATTTATCACTTATTATGCGGGGAAAGACACTTCCGTCAAAAAGCAACTAACTCTGAACATTACAACTATTAAAACTTCCGGACATCCAGGAATACCACATTCCCAAGATTAAGCATGTCGACCTGACGCGTCGAGGAAGACGAATTACGtacactaattgtaagatcaGTCGCAAAGCCTGCCCGGAATGCCGGATCATCGGGATGGATACCATTTATATAAACCGTGTCTTAATACTCTCAGGAACCGTCTATCGGAAATATTTTCAGGATGCCTACGAAACTTGGGTTAAGCTTTAGTACAAGCAAAAGACAAGATCACGTTGCGAAATTACTgggaaaatgttgaatttgATAAGTATAAAGTAATTCTAAAAAGTCGAACCCGGAAAGGAACTTCTTAACTCGTATCGGAATGTCAATAATTGTTGTTAGTTTCACCGAAGAAGCGCGTTGTTTGGTAGATAGCGTTACGAGTGTTCGGTCTGCGGTttaagatttcaaaaatctaaTTTTGGTATAGTCACTGtgatcgaaaatttatttaaaaaatattttacatttcaaaaCGAAAGCTGATAGTTCTTTGTAAAAACGTGTGTGAGATTTTggcattaatttatttttttctaa is drawn from Neodiprion fabricii isolate iyNeoFabr1 chromosome 3, iyNeoFabr1.1, whole genome shotgun sequence and contains these coding sequences:
- the LOC124177340 gene encoding innexin inx1; the protein is MYKLLGDLRGYLKWQDITTDSMVFRMHNIFTTVLLLTFSLIITATQYVGNPIACIVESGLRKNAINTFCWITSTFTMPDAFNRQVGKEVAHPGIGNDFNDESARKYYTYYQWVCFVLFFQAIMCYVPQWLWNTWENGLMRSIVMGMNHQLCDEKEKLKKKSVMMNYIMKHRTTHISYVYRYYACEAICLLNILLQLYCMNRFFDGEFMGYGLRVLQYADKPQEERVDPMVYIFPRVTKCIFHKIGPSGSVQKHDSLCILPLNIVNEKTYIFIWFWYLILTVLLVGLLAYRAAIIFAPAIRPRLMHLAARGTSKETCRSVSRKTDLGDWWLLYCLGTNLDSIMYREILQELAKKLGDQNSQVVA